The nucleotide sequence CTGTGATTCTAAAAATAGGGTGAGCCTGGTGCAAATTCTGCCCGATCAAACAGAGGCCCCTAGACTCAAAAAACTATTCGAAAACCCGGGTATTATCAAGGTATTCCATTTTGCCAGGATGGATACCCTCTTCTTAAGATACAGGCTAGGTATTCTGACCAAGGGGATTTTTTGTACAAAGATCGGATCTAAACTTGCTCGCACGTATACGGATAGACATGGCCTAAGAGATATTATCCGAGAATTTTTCGACGAGACTTTGGACAAAAAAAATCAGTCTTCGGATTGGGGAGCTCAAACTCTCACTAAGGATCAGATCGAATATGCTTCCGGAGATGTTCTATTCCTGATTTCTCTATCACAAAAGCTTACTCAAATATTAATCAGAGAAGGAAGATATGAACTCGCTCAAGAAGCGTTCCAATGTCTTCCCGTATTCAATCAGATCGATTGGCTTCAAATGGAGAATTTATTCGAACATTGAAAAAGAAAATTTCCAAAGTCTTTCTTTGTCAATCCTGCGGACAGGAATTTTCCCGTTGGGCGGGCAAATGTGAATCCTGCGGTAAATGGAATACGATCGTGGAAGAATCGGGAGGGGATCGTTTTTCTTCTTCCCCCAGTTATAAAAAATCCGCGGTTTATAAAGAACCTGTTCCGATCAATTCCATTCCTTCCGATGATACAAAACGTTTGAGTTCGGGTCTTTCCGAACTGGATCTGGTTTTAGGCGGGGGACTTGTTCCTGGAAGTTTGATCCTGGTAGGCGGAGAACCAGGAGTTGGTAAGTCCA is from Leptospira sp. WS58.C1 and encodes:
- a CDS encoding ribonuclease D, with translation MASNRANNKPDLFPGDLSEERFNEYLEEDHLAVDCEMMGLNPRRDRLCVVQICDSKNRVSLVQILPDQTEAPRLKKLFENPGIIKVFHFARMDTLFLRYRLGILTKGIFCTKIGSKLARTYTDRHGLRDIIREFFDETLDKKNQSSDWGAQTLTKDQIEYASGDVLFLISLSQKLTQILIREGRYELAQEAFQCLPVFNQIDWLQMENLFEH